In the Apteryx mantelli isolate bAptMan1 chromosome 1, bAptMan1.hap1, whole genome shotgun sequence genome, one interval contains:
- the LOC106491620 gene encoding LOW QUALITY PROTEIN: coiled-coil domain-containing protein 70-like (The sequence of the model RefSeq protein was modified relative to this genomic sequence to represent the inferred CDS: substituted 1 base at 1 genomic stop codon), translating into MFDSKDGHFLSNSSSLPVLPSSATTSQVTEFNQTLQKENQTFREENQILRQENRAFRVENKAYHQENQIIRGQNKALWEENKILQEKHTDSAEEPKHLEKQEKALQQQNKALREEIKALKGQEIAFAMEEKALQEEIRALWEENKAFQEQIKALRKDDKAIQEEEKALREEKKALSEEKFALQEENRALQVEKKALQSEGRALQEENKVLHEWNKILQGEEXSKVRKESDA; encoded by the coding sequence ATGTTTGACTCAAAGGATGGACATTTTTTAAGCAACAGCAGCAGTTTACCTGTGCTGCCCTCTTCTGCCACCACCTCTCAAGTGACAGAATTTAACCAAACACTCCAGAAGGAGAATCAGACCTTTCGAGAAGAGAATCAAATCCTTCGGCAAGAGAACAGAGCTTTCCGCGTGGAGAACAAAGCCTATCATCAGGAGAATCAAATTATCCGAGGACAGAACAAAGCTCTTTGGGAAGAGAATAAAATCCTACAAGAGAAGCACACAGACTCTGCAGAGGAACCAAAGCACCTTGAGAAACAGGAAAAGGCCCTTCAGCAACAGAATAAAGCCCTCAGAGAAGAGATTAAGGCTCTCAAAGGACAAGAAATAGCATTTGCAATGGAGGAAAAAGCTCTTCAGGAAGAGATTAGAGCCTTATGGGAGGAAAACAAGGCCTTCCAGGAGCAGATCAAGGCTCTTCGAAAGGATGATAAAGCCATccaagaagaggagaaagctctccgtgaagaaaaaaaagctctCAGTGAGGAGAAATTTGCCCTTCAAGAGGAGAACAGAGCTCTTCAAGTAGAGAAAAAAGCCCTACAAAGTGAGGGGAGAGCTCTCCAAGAAGAGAACAAAGTGCTCCATGAATGGAATAAGATCCTTCAAGGGGAGGAATAAAGCAAAGTAAGAAAAGAATCAGATGCTTAG